In the genome of Mycoplasma nasistruthionis, the window CAGCTGGTAATTTACCTGATGCAAATAAGTCTGAGTTTGTAACAATTTGACCATCAGTAATAGAAATAACGTTTGATGAAACTAATGAAGTAATGTCGTTTTCAATTGTTTGTAAAATAGGTAGTGCTGTAATTGATTTACGTCCTACAAATTTTCCTGAACGTTCTAATAATCTAGCGTGAGCAAAGAACATATCTCCAGGGAAAGCTTCTTTACCAACTGGTTTATTTGTTAAAAGCGCTACTTCACGGTAGATATTAGCATGTGCTGATAAGTCATCAAATACGATTAAAACATCGTCTGTATGACATAAGTTTTCAGCGTGTGCCATTGCTACATAAGGTGCTAAGAATTGGTCAAATGGTTTAGATGATGATGCATTAACAATCATTGTGTAATCTAATGCATCATTTTGTTTTAAAGTTTCATAAACGTTTGAAACTTGTGAATGTTGTTGTCCAATTGCTACATAAATACATTTAACGTTTTTACCTTTTTGGTTAATGATTGTATTTAAGGCAATATGTGTTTTTCCTGTTTTTCTGTCACCAATAATTAATTCACGTTGACCTTTTCCGATTGGAACTAGTAAGTCAATTGAAATATAACCTGTTGTTAATTGTTCTTTTAAAGGTTGATATTCTAGTAAAGTGTTTGGTTTATTAAATGCATATGATTTTTGAGGTAAGAAGTTTAAAACGCTTGGTTGATGTAATGGGAATAAAACTTTTCCATTAATATCAATAATTTTTCCAAAATAGCTTGTTGAAGTTTTTATTTCTTCAGTTGCATCTAGTGGTTTAACTTCTGAACCTACTAAGAATTCACCAATTCCACCATCAGTTAAGCAGTATGCTTTGTTTTCTGATGCTGAAATTAAAATTAAGTGTAAATCTTGCTGTCCTGGTTGTTTTGCTTCAATTTTAAACAACTGATTTTGGTAGTAATCATAAGCACCGGTAATTTCAACAACATAATCGAATATAGCTGTTATTTTAGGGTATTTAGTCATTATAATGTTCCTCCAACGATAAATAGTATTAGGGCAATTATAAACATACCAGATGCCATAATCGCTGTTGATAAAACTTTTGTTTTTGATGAAGTAGTTTGAAGTTTGTTTCTCATGTATAAGAAGAATCCTGAAATTGCTCCTAATAGAACTGTTAGCACTAAAAATATAGCACCAAAAATAGTTAATAATTTCTTGTTAGATCCTACTTGTCCATAAGCACTTTGTGGCAATTGATTATAAGCTTTTACAATCTCTTGCATTTTTGCTTTTTGTTGCTCATTAGGTTCTGCAGGTTGTTCTGAATTAGAATTTGCAGGTGTTAAATCTGTTTCTGTTGCTATTGTTGTGGCATTTTTGAAAGCATTTGAAATAATTTTTACAACATTAACATAAGTGTCATATTGTGAAGTAGCTGAAGTAGAACTTACGTTTGATAATGTTGTTAAGTATGAAATATCCGCACTTAAATTAGTTAATGATTTATCAAATCCTGAAAGACTTAATTTAGAACTTGGTAAAGTCTGATTAATTAAATCAAAGTTTCTAGCAATGGTTTCTTTTGAAGGTATAGCAACATTTTCTTTAAAGTTATTAAAGTATTTACTGTATCCTGTTGCTAGAGAAGTAAAGAAATAAATATTTCCAACTTGTGTATTTCTTAATGTATAAATTGCTAAATCAGCAATTTTTTTAGCTAAAGATGTTTTAAATACATCTTCAGATTTTAATGAAGTTATTTGATTTTGATTTGCTTTAACAATTCTGTCATAAGCTGATTTAAACTCAGGTTTGCTGAAATTTAAAACATTAACAGCACTTGAAACCATGTTAAAGATTTCATCAACTACAAACTGGCTTAAAGCTAATTCATAATTTAAATCTGAACCAATACCAATAGCATCATATAGTTTTACAAATAAATCTCTAAGAGTGATGTTGGCAGCTTCATAACCTTTTGTTTCTTGTTTTGAAGAATGAACAGAAACTTCTTTTTCATATGTTCTTGAAAGCTCAGATTTAACACGGTCTTGGATTTTAACTGAAGCTATAATTTTTTTGTCTTCACTTAGTTTTAAGCTTGTAACACTGTATTCATAACGTGTATTAATTGAGTTGTTAAAGAAGAAATATTGTTCTGATACACTTGGTTGTGAATTTTGTGTGTCTGGACTAGATGTAGGTGCATTTTGTGCAACTTCTCCATTAAAAGCTTGAACAAAACTGCTTTTTAAATCATCAGATTTTAAAGCATTTTGGTAATCATCAAATTTATTTGATGTAATAACTGGTAGTAAGTTATCAATGAAAGTAATTTGGTCATTTTTAACTGCTAAGTCAACTATTTTAGGCTTTGCTGTAGGTGTTACAGGTGGGTTTGGTTTTTCTTTTTCCTTTTTTTCTTCTTTCGAGTTTTGATCTAAGTCGAAAGTTAAGAATCTAGTAGAAGTTCTTTTTAAGATATATTCTTGTCAACTTTCATATC includes:
- a CDS encoding MSC_0619 family F1-like ATPase alpha subunit produces the protein MTKYPKITAIFDYVVEITGAYDYYQNQLFKIEAKQPGQQDLHLILISASENKAYCLTDGGIGEFLVGSEVKPLDATEEIKTSTSYFGKIIDINGKVLFPLHQPSVLNFLPQKSYAFNKPNTLLEYQPLKEQLTTGYISIDLLVPIGKGQRELIIGDRKTGKTHIALNTIINQKGKNVKCIYVAIGQQHSQVSNVYETLKQNDALDYTMIVNASSSKPFDQFLAPYVAMAHAENLCHTDDVLIVFDDLSAHANIYREVALLTNKPVGKEAFPGDMFFAHARLLERSGKFVGRKSITALPILQTIENDITSLVSSNVISITDGQIVTNSDLFASGKLPAVDIDLSVSRISREIQKPYIAKVGSEIAKIYKAYKRQMRLTSLKYDLNDATNKLITEGMIVENMFIQKGISVYTENAMFLTSKLIAWGILKGIDNIALALRYIDVLVAHNQNAKDTFQRLIEQTQADDNLAKQFFAFALDQYAKYSNLDWKIAYEGQFLPFDQAQLQNLDYLVKGEK
- a CDS encoding MSC_0620 family F1-like ATPase-associated subunit; the protein is MKLKKPFLLLSSVSAIPAVVLTVSAETETSASANNGSGGADSTTNNTTSNSNNNIPTEGTGANSGENTPETENGPKELSPDFDKFAASAEKIQKDALKEIIETNIKTFHDQANALLSNSSANPEGRDVIKGLYLKKLAIYLEDNKDKILANPEANGFTIIYPKILANSKSLKPIQLNYNGKNYKEVLVNGANATNLYEKVPNFLEDVPIDIEPEDKETVKNSYPLDKFNEVVSGYFAKLTTEFDTVFANPDDIPSIGSNGNTEIVYGSNRDEFDLKVPLGYESWQEYILKRTSTRFLTFDLDQNSKEEKKEKEKPNPPVTPTAKPKIVDLAVKNDQITFIDNLLPVITSNKFDDYQNALKSDDLKSSFVQAFNGEVAQNAPTSSPDTQNSQPSVSEQYFFFNNSINTRYEYSVTSLKLSEDKKIIASVKIQDRVKSELSRTYEKEVSVHSSKQETKGYEAANITLRDLFVKLYDAIGIGSDLNYELALSQFVVDEIFNMVSSAVNVLNFSKPEFKSAYDRIVKANQNQITSLKSEDVFKTSLAKKIADLAIYTLRNTQVGNIYFFTSLATGYSKYFNNFKENVAIPSKETIARNFDLINQTLPSSKLSLSGFDKSLTNLSADISYLTTLSNVSSTSATSQYDTYVNVVKIISNAFKNATTIATETDLTPANSNSEQPAEPNEQQKAKMQEIVKAYNQLPQSAYGQVGSNKKLLTIFGAIFLVLTVLLGAISGFFLYMRNKLQTTSSKTKVLSTAIMASGMFIIALILFIVGGTL